The following coding sequences lie in one Candidatus Eisenbacteria bacterium genomic window:
- a CDS encoding sensor histidine kinase: MNVHPTPDPIREMGRLRVALWVVGGALLFGLLESWQGRFVYSDVPAHQFWPEALARSLPSWIALVLLCPPILFLARRVRLDRERWPVALAIHGLAGVVFVFLHLGASSAFISWYRGGDPSFVVATQIMLARWAVADVFTYWALVGMVQVMHIQAERRAREVSEAALRASLSEARLAALRAQLEPHFLFNTLNSISTLALTGEREAVHRAVSALAELLRAMLREHADTFTTLGAELALIDRYLELQGMRYGSRFTVTRDIATDTLEVSVPSLALQPLVENAVEHGIGARRGDGRVSISTRRDGEQLRIEVRDSGPGFPAEVLRGERAGIGLANTRTRLQQLYGTVFRMECSNPVEGGALLTLDLPWRVHPTRGLATIAEARP, from the coding sequence GTGAATGTCCATCCGACACCCGATCCGATTCGCGAGATGGGGCGCCTGCGCGTGGCGTTGTGGGTGGTCGGAGGAGCGCTGCTCTTCGGCCTGCTCGAGTCATGGCAGGGCCGCTTCGTCTACTCGGACGTTCCCGCCCACCAGTTCTGGCCCGAAGCACTGGCGCGATCACTGCCGTCGTGGATCGCACTGGTGCTTCTGTGCCCACCGATCCTGTTTCTCGCTCGCCGGGTGCGGCTGGATCGTGAGCGCTGGCCGGTCGCACTGGCGATTCACGGACTGGCAGGAGTCGTGTTCGTGTTCCTGCATCTGGGCGCTTCGTCGGCGTTCATCAGCTGGTATCGGGGCGGCGACCCGTCCTTCGTTGTCGCGACTCAGATCATGCTCGCGCGCTGGGCGGTCGCCGATGTCTTCACGTACTGGGCGCTGGTCGGGATGGTGCAGGTGATGCACATCCAGGCCGAACGGCGAGCCCGAGAGGTGTCGGAGGCGGCGCTGCGGGCCAGCCTGTCGGAGGCCCGGCTCGCCGCATTGCGGGCCCAGCTCGAGCCGCACTTCCTGTTCAATACGCTGAACTCGATCTCGACGCTGGCGTTGACGGGGGAGCGCGAAGCGGTGCATCGGGCGGTTTCGGCGCTGGCCGAGTTGCTGCGCGCGATGCTGCGGGAGCATGCCGACACCTTCACGACGCTCGGAGCCGAACTCGCGCTGATCGATCGCTACCTCGAATTGCAGGGCATGCGATACGGCTCGCGGTTCACGGTCACGCGAGACATCGCGACCGACACACTCGAGGTGAGTGTCCCGAGCCTCGCGCTCCAGCCGCTGGTCGAGAATGCGGTCGAGCATGGCATCGGTGCGCGACGCGGTGACGGGCGGGTGTCGATCTCGACCCGCCGGGACGGGGAACAACTGCGGATCGAGGTGCGAGATTCCGGCCCCGGATTCCCCGCCGAGGTGTTGCGAGGTGAGCGCGCGGGGATCGGACTGGCGAACACCCGAACGCGGCTGCAACAGCTCTACGGCACCGTGTTTCGAATGGAGTGCAGCAATCCGGTCGAAGGCGGCGCGCTGCTCACACTCGATCTCCCGTGGCGCGTTCATCCGACGCGGGGCCTGGCAACCATCGCGGAGGCACGCCCATGA
- a CDS encoding RidA family protein: MSRIEERLRTLGLELPPPRAPVANYLGIKQSGEWLFVSGRVSALRGEVGTEVTAAQARLAARDTVLELLAIIREGLGDLDRIVSIEQLRGFVRSSANFTEQPAVIDGASDLLVELMGDAGRHARTATGAAQLPFGAAVQLDLVLRLAPEGGTPGAETTSRV, from the coding sequence ATGAGTCGGATCGAGGAGCGATTGCGCACGCTGGGACTGGAACTGCCGCCTCCCAGGGCACCGGTCGCCAACTATCTTGGCATCAAGCAGTCGGGCGAATGGCTGTTCGTGTCGGGCCGCGTGAGCGCGCTGCGGGGCGAAGTCGGCACCGAGGTGACCGCGGCGCAGGCGCGGCTGGCGGCACGCGACACCGTGCTCGAGCTGCTCGCCATCATCCGCGAAGGACTCGGGGATCTCGATCGCATCGTCTCGATCGAGCAATTGCGTGGTTTCGTTCGTTCGTCCGCAAACTTCACCGAACAGCCCGCGGTGATCGATGGCGCGTCGGACCTGCTGGTCGAACTCATGGGCGACGCCGGACGTCACGCGCGCACCGCGACCGGCGCGGCGCAGTTGCCGTTCGGCGCCGCGGTACAGCTCGACCTGGTACTGCGGCTCGCGCCCGAGGGCGGCACGCCAGGCGCAGAAACGACTTCGCGCGTCTAA